From the Halobellus litoreus genome, the window GTCGGGCGCGCGGTCCGCCCTCGGCGTCGGCGTCCTCGTCGACCCCCTCGATGGCGTCCTCGAAGTCTATGCGGCTCCCGTCGCTCTCGTCGGTGTGGTCGTCAGGAGACATCGTGTTCTACCCGAAAGGTCAAAACTCGGCGGGCAAAAGCCTTTCTCAGACCTCACGCCAGACAGAGGGACTCACAGAGCGCGTCGAACCCGGATTCGCGGTGGAGTCGCCGCTGCCGCGCCGTCCCGCCCTCGGCGTCGAGCAGTCGCCGCAGTGCGTCGGTGGCGAGCCGGTCGGTCTCGGCGGCGACGAACTCCTCGAGCGTGATCGTGTCCTCGGCCTCGGGCGTGATGAACGACGCGTCGCGGCCGTATCGCACCGCGTGCCACTTGTTCGCGTCGAGGAGCTCCCGCCGGACGTCCGTCCCCGACTCACCGTCCTCGTAGCGCGCCGCGAGGTCCGCGACCAGAGCGTGCACGTACTCCACGAAGGCGGCGGTGGCGGCCGGATCGGTCTGGGCGTCGGGCGTCCGAATCTCTACCGTGCCGTGACCCGTGTGCGGTCGGACGTCGTACCAGAGCTCGCCGCGGTCCTCGATCGAGCCGAGTTCGACCATCCGGCGCTCGAACCGCCGGTACGCCTCGAAGTCCGCGAAGTGCGTCGGCATCCCGGTGTTGGGCAGCGCCTCGAAAATCTTCGCGCGAGCGGACGACAGGCCGGTGTCGAACCCGCACCAGAACGGAGAGTTCGCGGACAGCGAGAGCAGAGGCGGGAGGTACCATCGGAGCTCGTTCGCGATCCAGGTCGCCTTGTCGGCGTCGTCGACGCCCACGTGGACGTGGAGGCCGGACGTCGTGTTCCGGTGCTGTGGGTACTGAATCCGGTCCAGTTGCGATGTGTACCGCGGCTTCGTCGCGTGATCGAGTTCGTACCACTCCGCCGTCGGGTGGAGACCGGACGCCGCGATCCGGTAGCCGTGCTCGGCGGCGTGGTCGACGAGGGCCGCGCGAACGTCACGGATCACCTCTTCGACGCCGCCGACGTCCTCGATCAGCGGCGTCTGCGTCTCGATCGTGAACTGGAACAGTTCGTGATCGATTCGGTCTTCGAGTATCCCCGTCGGTGGGGAGTCGTAGACGAGATCAGAGATGCCCGACGTCGGGCGGCCCCGCTCGTCGACGATGTAGAACTCCTCTTCGACGCCGAGCGTACCCATTCGGTCGAAGGCGTCCGCCGACCCTAGCTCCATCGCCCCGTGGTTTGCGGCGGCCGATTAAATATGTCGCGGGCCGCGGCGAACGCTTCGCCCAGCCGCGGTCGCGACGGTCGGCTCACTGGCAACGCGACTCAGACTCCATCGTCGCCGTCGTCGCGCGGTTCGGCGACGACCGCGAGGTGATCGTCGTGGAAGCGGTCCAGCCGTCGGGTCTCGAGGATCTCGTAGCCCGAACGGAGTTCCGCGAGCACGTTCTCGAACACCGTCTCGGGGTCGTCGAGGACGTCTTCGCTCCGCGCTTTGATCGCCGCGAGCAGCCGACCGTCTGGCGCGAGAAACCGCCGGTTGCGGAGCGCGACGGTGGCCTGCCCCCGGGTCGCGACGTCCTGGACGATGCAGTCGAGGTCGGATTCGACGACGTGGGCGTACGTCGCGGGATCCCGAGCGTCCTTCAGGAGCGGGAAGAGGTTCGGGCGCGACTCCGCGACTGAGAGGAGGTCGCGCGTCGGTCGTGGCGCGAACTCGACGGCGTACGTCGGTCCGGCGAAGTCCGCGACGTGCGAGACGGTCGTCCCCGAGGCCGCGCCCAGATAGAGCACTCCGCCTCCCCCGTCGAGACCCACGTCGACTCCGAGCTCCAGCATCGCGCCGAGTTTCGAACGCCCGGCGTCCCACGCCCGCCACCCGCCGGCGTCCTGCGGCTCGCCGTACACCGGCTCGCCGCGGGTGGCGAGTCGCTCCCGACCGTCGAAGCGACGGCGTTCGACGCCTCGGGGGAGCGTGGGGCTCATTCGCCCACCTCCCGCTCGCGGATCGTCGTCATTCGCTCGTCGAGGTCGTCGTGAACGGACTGCTTGTACTCGCCCGAGTAGTGGTCGATTCGGGCCGCGATCGCGAGCTTCCCCGCCAGCGCCCGCGCGGCCGATCCGCGGTTCTCGGGGTGGGTGCCGCGGACGTACTCGTGCGTGAAGATGACGCCGTGCTTCGGCGAGGACCCCCGACCCCGCAGGTGTGCGAAGAGCGCGTCCTCGGCGCCCAGCACCTGCACCGTCCCGGCGGGCTTCTTGGCCAGCGACTCCAGCCCGCCCGCCAACGAGAGCAAGCGAGCGGCGAGGACCGGACCGGCCATCGCGGCGAGGTTCGGAGCCACTTCCGGCGCGTGTGATTCGACGAACGAACGGAGTTCCGCGCGCTCGTCGTCGAGGTCGACGATCCGCTCCGCGAGCGAGACGACCCGCTCTTCGGCGGGCGACTGCGGCGTCCACTCGGCCACCGCGCGAGCGCCGTCGACGCCGCCGAGGTTCTCGGTGGACCGATCGACGCCGTCTCGCCCGGAGTCCTCTGCGAGCGAACCGGCCCACTCGGCGAGTCGCTCGGCGAGTTCGTTCGCGGTTCGTTCGGCGTCGTCCATCGCCCGAATACTGTGTCGAAGCTGCGTGTCCGACGAGGTTTCGCGGGCCGTCACAGCCTCGCGCGTCGCGTGGACTGTCGCCTCGTGTAAGGCGTCGTAGTAGTCGTCCTCGTCGGTTGCGAAGCCCGACCGGATGGCTTGTTCTGGCCAATTCTGGGGCCGGTCGGCTTCCCCCTCGGAGATGGCAGTCGCTGCCGCGTCGAGGTCGCCCGGATCGAGGTCTGTGAACCATCCCGTGTGTTCGGGATTCGAGCCGCTCATAGGCTACGTTGCATACGGGGGCGTATATGCATTCGCGAAATGGTCCTGTTGGGCTCGATGCACAACCGCTGCTCAGTACAGCCGATGCGATGACCGGATCGTGACCGTCAAGTGCGGGACGAGAGGCAGTTCACCGGATCTGTTCCGGGGATTTTGTCGCGGTCACCGGAGTACCGGGCCCACGAACGGTTCGCCAAATCCATCGAAGTATAACGCCCACTGGACGACACCCCGCCGGGCGAAATCACGGGAATTCCTGCCGAACGACCTGAAACGCTTGTCAGACGAATCGAAGTGGTCGTAACTGTGAGATTTTTCGTTTTCGATCACACACCTAGAAATCACGGCAGGTTTTCAGAATCCTGAGAGAGACCCAAAGAGGACATTGCTGTGCGTTATATCCCATAGAATTATATGCCAGATGATTAAACTGATGATAATATCTGGAAAGTAATATGAAAGGTCGATCTCACACCACGCTAACGCTCCTGTTCGTCGGTATGGTCGTTTTCGCTGCCGGACCAGCGATGGGGGCGACCACACCGGCCCCCGTCCCCGATGATCGACGGGAGTCACCGGAGTTGCGGTCGTCGGAGAGCACGGGCGGCGAAGTGTCGCCGCCGGCGCGAGTCGAATTCAAGACGGCAGGCTCGGGGGCGGTACAGGAACTGGTCGTTGTCGAGCGAATCGACCGTGATGGCGACGGCTACGCCTCGGGCGTCCAGCTCAAGGTGGTCAGCGACACGCGCCCGAAGGACCCGAAAGAGAACGGTCAAGCAGGGCGCTCGACGGCCAAACTGTTCTCGGTCCTCATCGGCGGTCCGTTCAAGAAACTGCACAGGTTCTTTACCAAAGACGCCTCCGACGAGTTCTTCACTCCCGGGCAGGTGGTGAGCGCGACGACCGCGGACGGTACCCGTGACGTCGTGACGTACCGGCCAATCGGGCCGAAGAGGTATCTCGGC encodes:
- a CDS encoding fibrillarin-like rRNA/tRNA 2'-O-methyltransferase codes for the protein MSPTLPRGVERRRFDGRERLATRGEPVYGEPQDAGGWRAWDAGRSKLGAMLELGVDVGLDGGGGVLYLGAASGTTVSHVADFAGPTYAVEFAPRPTRDLLSVAESRPNLFPLLKDARDPATYAHVVESDLDCIVQDVATRGQATVALRNRRFLAPDGRLLAAIKARSEDVLDDPETVFENVLAELRSGYEILETRRLDRFHDDHLAVVAEPRDDGDDGV
- a CDS encoding NOP5/NOP56 family protein, producing MSGSNPEHTGWFTDLDPGDLDAAATAISEGEADRPQNWPEQAIRSGFATDEDDYYDALHEATVHATREAVTARETSSDTQLRHSIRAMDDAERTANELAERLAEWAGSLAEDSGRDGVDRSTENLGGVDGARAVAEWTPQSPAEERVVSLAERIVDLDDERAELRSFVESHAPEVAPNLAAMAGPVLAARLLSLAGGLESLAKKPAGTVQVLGAEDALFAHLRGRGSSPKHGVIFTHEYVRGTHPENRGSAARALAGKLAIAARIDHYSGEYKQSVHDDLDERMTTIREREVGE
- a CDS encoding glutamate--cysteine ligase, with protein sequence MELGSADAFDRMGTLGVEEEFYIVDERGRPTSGISDLVYDSPPTGILEDRIDHELFQFTIETQTPLIEDVGGVEEVIRDVRAALVDHAAEHGYRIAASGLHPTAEWYELDHATKPRYTSQLDRIQYPQHRNTTSGLHVHVGVDDADKATWIANELRWYLPPLLSLSANSPFWCGFDTGLSSARAKIFEALPNTGMPTHFADFEAYRRFERRMVELGSIEDRGELWYDVRPHTGHGTVEIRTPDAQTDPAATAAFVEYVHALVADLAARYEDGESGTDVRRELLDANKWHAVRYGRDASFITPEAEDTITLEEFVAAETDRLATDALRRLLDAEGGTARQRRLHRESGFDALCESLCLA